The segment AGTATAGGGGGGCGCATCGAATCCGAAGGCTTGTTTATAAGCGACGACGGCAGTGGCCATACACTGCCGGGTATTCCCATCTCCATGCAACATACCCATGCCGAACTTGGCAAGTGATCCCAGATAGGTCATCTCTTCCGTCGGTAATTGTCCCGTACTGAGAAACGCGACCGAAGCCGGACCATGCTTTTCCTGGATCGCCTTGAATCGATCTGTAAAGCTGGCGAGGGCTATGTCCCAGTCGACCGGCTCCAGTCTTCCAGACTTCGCGTTCTTTAACAGGGGAGTCGTCCCGCGATCGGGAGCGTTCAGTACATTGAGTGCCTCCCACCCTTTGGGACAGGCCATACCTAGATTCACGGGGTATTCAGTGTTCGGCGTCAGATTGACTGCTTCCCCATTTTTCAAATGAATCTTTAGCCCGCATCCCGTTGAACAATAGCCGCAAACGGCGGTCGTTGTCGCGTCGGGCGCAAGCCGTGCCGGAACTTTACCGAGACCAAACCCGCCTGGCTCAAGTAGAAGTTCCCGAGTCAGTTTACCTTCTTTCTGACGGATGAATGACCAGGCCGTATCAGTGACTTTTTTTAAAAGCGAGGGGTCGACGCTTGTCGTTTCGGGTTCCATAGTAGGGGTAGATTCTGGAGGGAGAGTCATGATCGAAAACCTCCCGGCATACGGGATGGAGCAACGGCAGCAAAGTAGAGATAGCGTTCGAAGAGTTCGCCCATCGTCGCGACACCAAACATGATACTCGCAATGATCAACGCCAAGCCCGACCCTGTCTGCTCTGGAGTGTGATTCATAATCAGCAGAAGCGGTAAGAAGCACCCTCCCAGAATTCCGAAGCTGAATCGAAGCATCGTGGCAGTAAGCAATTGACGTGTCATGAGCAAAGCTGTTCGCTTAAGCGAGGTAACTTGCCGACTTCGCAAATGAAAGAGAAGTGAACCTTCAAAAACAAGTTTGACCGCCATCGCAGCCAATAATGAAGTATCAATGATGGGAGAGGCACGATACAGAAAGTCGGTCATGGCGGGTTCGCTGCTGGTAAAAGCAATCAATGTTAACAGTAACCGACAGGCGGCGAGGCCGAGAATCAAAGAAGTCATAAAGAACTTGGTACCGGTAAAAGAGACCGACCAGAAGACCCGCTTGGTGAAAACGTAAATCATCATCGAGCAGAAAACACCGGAGACCCCGGAGATCATTACTCCCCAGGCGATTGTATTGGACCAGTTCATGTATTGCGGAAAGTAGATGGGGCTCAACCAGGCATGCGCTGCGTAGAGGATCGCCAGCTTGGCGAACAGTCCGAAGGTGACGATCTCCCGACTCAACCAGGAATGTCTCAGTCCGATGAATGCCCGATAGGCAAACTGAGGACGGCCTAAGTGAAATGTACTGGAAACCAGAGCCAGCAAGCCGATTCCTAGAGCTGTCACTGAATGGTACGGCCGGAATAGATCAACCATTTCAGAAGCCAGAAATCGTTCGAGCAGAAAACCCACGATAAAAGCACCGACGGAAAGCTGAGTCAGGACCAGCATGACAACCAGCGGCCAGTGAGCATGTTCCGGGTGCGCCGAATAATGATCGGCCGGAATCATATTTCGAGGGAAAACATTTTTTGATTTATAAGTAGTGGTGGGTAGAGTCAAATGGGGATCCGGTGCCCCTGGTAGAAACGTGTTCGTTTCACAATCTTCCACCACCTGATGAATATCGACAATATTGATACTTATCGCTTCATGGGGACAAGCTTGAACGCATGCCGGTGCTTCGCCCACTTTTAAGCGGTCACTGCACATATCGCATTTCCGGACGACCCCCTTTTCTGAATGATATTTCGGTACATCATACGGGCAGGCGAGCGTGCAATACTGACAACCAAAACATTGATCGTCGAGATGTTTTACAATCCCGGTGACCGGGTCTTTCTCATAGGCATCGACAGGGCAAGCTGACATGCAGCCGGGTTCCAGGCAATGATGGCAGGCAGTGGTAACATGCTGCATCACCGGTTTCTGGTTGGTGCCTCCGACGAGTAAGCCCACATCGCGCCAGGTCTCTTTTTCGTCAAGTCCGTTGAGTGAATGACAGGCAGAGACACAGGCTTTGCAACCTGAGCAACGGTCGAGATCGACTTCGAATGCATACTGCTGTCCTTCTTCGGGACTACTGGCAGGGATGAGAGACGAATAGTATTTCGACTGAGCGGGTAGACTCCCGTTGAAATGTTGTTGGGAAAACTCTTCGACGGCCGTTAATGTTTTCTGTTCTTCCAGAAGAAGCTTCAAAAGTTCTTTCTTGGAAAGCTCCTTGCGTACGATAGCAGTGACCGTGTCGTGGGGAGACTCCTGTATGTTCGATTCAAATGTAACGGTTGAGTGAAGCAAGGGATTACTTTGTATTGTATTCGGGATGGTTGCGCGGGCGGCAATATCGCAATAGGCTTATTAAATCGATTCCATTCCCTACATCAGGAGTTACATACCGTAGAAGCACACATTTTTTCACCCAGGATTTCGTTTAGTACTTCCGGTACGGGAAGTTCGAGGAACACGTTGTGGTCTTCTACTTTCACGGGAAAGACATTGATCGCGTATTCCTCATCATTCAAGCAATTGCCGGAATCGAGCGAGAACGTTTTCTTGTGAAGTGGGCATGCGACTTTGGGGACACCTTCCGCATCTCCAATGATGCCTCGCGACAAGACGAAGGCCTGTTTATGGGGACACATTTGCTGTGTCGCATACCATTCTCCCCGGCTGGAGAAGTTGAATACGGCAATTTGTATCTCGCCATATTTCACCGTTGCCCCTCCGTCGTGCGGGAAGTCCCGAACAGTCCCGACGTGTACCCAGGATTTCTCGACTTCGGTCAACAGTTGATTCTCGGCCTGCGCGACCTCGGCTTGGTACTTGAATGGAGTAGCATCCTCTCGCTCCGGAATGCTCAGCTGTACGATTTCTCCATCCGATTTCCAGTCGACCGGACGCTGTTGACCACGCTGATCAATCATCTCGATATACGGTTCGTTATCGTCCGTGTTCACGAACTGTTCGAACCAGCGGCGTTTCTCTGGATCGTTGACAACTTCGGTCCATTCGCACTTATAAGTCTCAACCTGAAACTGCATCATCCGTTCGAGTTCATCACAAATACCGAGTTTGTCATCAATTACGACTTCCTTCACATGGTCGAGCCCACCCTCCAGTTTTTCTAACCAGACGGAAGTTCGCGTCAGTTTGTCGGCGGTCTGAATGTAATACATCAGGAACCGGTCGATATATTTAATGCAGGTCGCTTCATCCAGGTCCGATGCCAATAGATCGGCGTGGCGAGGTTTTGATCCACCGTTTCCACAAATGTATAAGTTGTAACCATTCTCTGTGGCAATGAGGCCAAAGTCTTTCGATTGAGCTTCGGCACATTCACGAACACACCCCGAGACAGCTCCCTTTAGCTTGTGAGGAGATCTTAGACCCCGGTAGCGTTCTTCAATACGAATGGCGAAGCCGACCGAATCTCCGATGCCATATCGACACCAGGTTGAGCCGACACAGCTTTTCACGGTTCTCAATGATTTCCCGTAAGCATGGCCCGATTCAAATCCGGCATCGATCAGCCGTTCCCAGATTGTCGGAAGGTCTTCGAGTGCTGCCCCGAACAGGTCGACCCGTTGTCCGCCGGTAATTTTCGTGTACAGGTTATATTCCTTACCAATCTTTCCAAGGACAATCAGTTTCTCAGGAGTAATTTCTCCTCCCGGTACTCGCGGGACGATGGAATACAATCCTCCCCGCTGCATATTGGCAAAGAAGCGGTCGTTGGTATCCTGCAAGCTTGCATGCTCGAAGAGATGCTCATTCCACAAACTGGCCAAGATCGAAGCGACTGCAGGTTTACAGGTTTCACAACCATTGCCTGCCCCGCATTCGGCGATCACATCGTCGAATTTTTTAAGTTGTTTTATCTTGATAATGTTAAACAACTCTGTTCGGGAGAAAGCGAAGTGTTCACAAAGATTATTGTTCACCTCAATACCGGCTGCTTCCATCTCGGCATTGAAGAGATCGGTCACCAGCGGAATGCAACCACCGCAACCAGTTCCCGCGTTGGTACAGGATTTGACATCCCCCAGAGAGCACAACTCCTGCACTCGAATTGCGGAGCAAATGGCCTCTTTACTGACGTTATTGCAGGAACAGATCTGAGCATCATCCGGCATACTGTCCGCGCCACCTAACGCAGAACTTCCTTCTTTGGATCCAACTAGAAGCTCCTGAGGAGTACAGGGTAACGGAGCATCTGATTTGGCAAGGATAGATAACGTGCCATAGTCGGACGCATCACCGACAAGAATACCGCCTAACAGCTGTGTTCCTTCTTTATTGAAGATCAGTTTTTTGTATTCTCCTGAGAATGGATCTTCAAAAACCATGGAGACCACGTCGTCTGATTCGTTGGCATAGTCACCGAAGCTGGCGACATCGACGCCCATCAGTTTCAGTTTGGTAGACATATCGGCGCCCATAAACTGACGATCATCGCCAGTCAGATTTGCCGCTAGTGCCTCTGCCATTTCGTAACCGGGTGCAACGAGGCCATAAACCATTCCTTCATGAAGTGCCACTTCTCCTATGGCGTAGATGTCAGGGTCGGATGTCTGCATTTTGTTGTCGATCAGCACACCACCACGTTCACCGACAACAACACCACAGTCGCGAGCGAGTTCGTCACGCGGTCGAATACCGGCGGAGACAATAATCATATCGACATTCAGGTCTGTTTCGTCCTGAAAGTTGATCCCGGTCACACGGCCATTTCCACAAAACTCGGTTGATGATTTCTGCAGATGAATTTGAACTCCCATCCCGGCGATTTTCTTCACCAGATAGAGCGATCCTTTTTCATCCACTTGTCTCGCCATTAAGCGTGGCGCGAATTCGACAACATGCGTCTCCAGCCCCAGATCATAGGCAGCTTTAGCCGCTTCCAGCCCAAGCAATCCGCCGCCGATGACTGCAGCGGATTTTGCTGTTTGAGCAAACTCGATGATTTCCTGTAAGTCTTCGATCGTCCTGTATACAAAGACACCCTTCTTATCAACTCCTTTGACGGGCGGAACAAACGGAGTCGACCCTGTTGCCAATACAAGTTTGTCATAAGGGATATCGATACCTTTGGTACTATGGACGGTTTTCGTCTCCCGATTAATCCGTTCAACACGATCACCGATATGGATTTCGATTCCGCTTTGCGTATACCAACTCGGATCGACCAGCGTCAGTTTTTCGGCGTCACGGTGTTCGAAGTATTTCGTCAAACCGACACGGTCGTACGCCGTGCGAATCTCTTCACAGAAGGTGACAATCCGATACTGTTGCTGGAGATCGAATTCAAGAAGTTTTTGACAAAAGCGTAACCCCACCATCCCGTTTCCAACGACGACAATAGTTTGTTTTTCTGCGGGGGGAACAATGTTCATTTCGGACATAATGCGGCATCCGTGAGTAGAGCAATTGAGAAGAAGAAATCGAGATCGAGCGAAAGAGTCAGGTCTTCCGGATAACTCAGGCCGTCCCCAGCACCTCTGCCACGGGTCGACTTTTTTCCTGGCGTATCTCATCGTTCCGACGTTGAACCGCTATCTCATGGTCCGTCTTGGCGTCGACTTCGGCCTCTTGTGTGAACTTGATCATGAACGTTAAGAAGGCGCAACAGGTAACGATTGCTCCCAGAATCAGAAACGCGGTATTCCAGGGAAGGGAACCTTTGAAAAGGAACCCGGCGGTCATCGCTCCTGCGTTTCCTCCAGCGCCGACGATTCCAGCGACAGAACCCAGAGCCTTTTTGTTAATGAAGGGCACAACCGAGAATGTCGCTCCTTCCGACATTTGAACAAAGAGCGAAAACAGGACCAGCGTAGGAATGGCCAGCAGTAGTACCGACATTTGCGAGAACAACATGAGTGCCAATCCCTCGCAGAACAGCGTGACGAAGAGCCATTGCACTCGCCCTTTCAGGCCCCATTTGTCGCCGAACTTGTCGCCGAAGTAACCACCCAATGTTCGTGCAAAGATATTCATCAGTCCGAACAGACTGGCAAACATACCGGCCATACCAACGGCTTTGAGCGTGTCCATCTCTTTGAAGTAGTCAAAGTAGTCGACGAAGTAGAGCGCCAACGTATTGTTGATTGTGAGTTCGATTCCGAAGCAGGCACCATAAACCAGAAAGAGAACCCAAACACGATAGTCGGCGCAGGCATGTAGGAAAGAGCCTTTAACCGATTGTTTAGGAGGTAATTTGCCACTCTCTCTCAACTCTTTAAAATTGCCCTCCGGGGCATCCTGAGTCATAAAGTAGTAGGCAATGCCGGTCAAAAAGCAGACGGCCCCCGCGATGAACATCGAAACCCGCCAACCGACCGTTTCCGTACATCCCAGAACGGCGATCACCCCCGCGAACATGAGCGGCATGATCGCCTGCGTGACTCCACCGCCCAGGTTTCCCCACCCGGCCGTGGTAGCGTTTGCTGTACCCACACAGTTCGGAGCAAACATAATTGACGTATGGTACTGAGTGATCACGAACGAGGCACCGATGATGCCAATCGCGATTCGGAAGATCAGAAACGTAGTAAAATTGTCAGCCAGGCCAATTGCCATGACGGGGATAGAACCCACGAGCAATAATGCGGTGTAGGAATATCGTGGACCGATTCGGTCACACAACCATCCGATGAACAGGCGGGCGATG is part of the Polystyrenella longa genome and harbors:
- a CDS encoding DmsC/YnfH family molybdoenzyme membrane anchor subunit, whose translation is MLHSTVTFESNIQESPHDTVTAIVRKELSKKELLKLLLEEQKTLTAVEEFSQQHFNGSLPAQSKYYSSLIPASSPEEGQQYAFEVDLDRCSGCKACVSACHSLNGLDEKETWRDVGLLVGGTNQKPVMQHVTTACHHCLEPGCMSACPVDAYEKDPVTGIVKHLDDQCFGCQYCTLACPYDVPKYHSEKGVVRKCDMCSDRLKVGEAPACVQACPHEAISINIVDIHQVVEDCETNTFLPGAPDPHLTLPTTTYKSKNVFPRNMIPADHYSAHPEHAHWPLVVMLVLTQLSVGAFIVGFLLERFLASEMVDLFRPYHSVTALGIGLLALVSSTFHLGRPQFAYRAFIGLRHSWLSREIVTFGLFAKLAILYAAHAWLSPIYFPQYMNWSNTIAWGVMISGVSGVFCSMMIYVFTKRVFWSVSFTGTKFFMTSLILGLAACRLLLTLIAFTSSEPAMTDFLYRASPIIDTSLLAAMAVKLVFEGSLLFHLRSRQVTSLKRTALLMTRQLLTATMLRFSFGILGGCFLPLLLIMNHTPEQTGSGLALIIASIMFGVATMGELFERYLYFAAVAPSRMPGGFRS
- the nirB gene encoding nitrite reductase large subunit NirB, which gives rise to MSEMNIVPPAEKQTIVVVGNGMVGLRFCQKLLEFDLQQQYRIVTFCEEIRTAYDRVGLTKYFEHRDAEKLTLVDPSWYTQSGIEIHIGDRVERINRETKTVHSTKGIDIPYDKLVLATGSTPFVPPVKGVDKKGVFVYRTIEDLQEIIEFAQTAKSAAVIGGGLLGLEAAKAAYDLGLETHVVEFAPRLMARQVDEKGSLYLVKKIAGMGVQIHLQKSSTEFCGNGRVTGINFQDETDLNVDMIIVSAGIRPRDELARDCGVVVGERGGVLIDNKMQTSDPDIYAIGEVALHEGMVYGLVAPGYEMAEALAANLTGDDRQFMGADMSTKLKLMGVDVASFGDYANESDDVVSMVFEDPFSGEYKKLIFNKEGTQLLGGILVGDASDYGTLSILAKSDAPLPCTPQELLVGSKEGSSALGGADSMPDDAQICSCNNVSKEAICSAIRVQELCSLGDVKSCTNAGTGCGGCIPLVTDLFNAEMEAAGIEVNNNLCEHFAFSRTELFNIIKIKQLKKFDDVIAECGAGNGCETCKPAVASILASLWNEHLFEHASLQDTNDRFFANMQRGGLYSIVPRVPGGEITPEKLIVLGKIGKEYNLYTKITGGQRVDLFGAALEDLPTIWERLIDAGFESGHAYGKSLRTVKSCVGSTWCRYGIGDSVGFAIRIEERYRGLRSPHKLKGAVSGCVRECAEAQSKDFGLIATENGYNLYICGNGGSKPRHADLLASDLDEATCIKYIDRFLMYYIQTADKLTRTSVWLEKLEGGLDHVKEVVIDDKLGICDELERMMQFQVETYKCEWTEVVNDPEKRRWFEQFVNTDDNEPYIEMIDQRGQQRPVDWKSDGEIVQLSIPEREDATPFKYQAEVAQAENQLLTEVEKSWVHVGTVRDFPHDGGATVKYGEIQIAVFNFSSRGEWYATQQMCPHKQAFVLSRGIIGDAEGVPKVACPLHKKTFSLDSGNCLNDEEYAINVFPVKVEDHNVFLELPVPEVLNEILGEKMCASTVCNS
- a CDS encoding MFS transporter, with the protein product MQFDNKATRIRLFDFSSPQMRAFHMSWFAFFLCFFAWFGIAPLMKVVREEMDLTKAQIGWSIIGSVSITVIARLFIGWLCDRIGPRYSYTALLLVGSIPVMAIGLADNFTTFLIFRIAIGIIGASFVITQYHTSIMFAPNCVGTANATTAGWGNLGGGVTQAIMPLMFAGVIAVLGCTETVGWRVSMFIAGAVCFLTGIAYYFMTQDAPEGNFKELRESGKLPPKQSVKGSFLHACADYRVWVLFLVYGACFGIELTINNTLALYFVDYFDYFKEMDTLKAVGMAGMFASLFGLMNIFARTLGGYFGDKFGDKWGLKGRVQWLFVTLFCEGLALMLFSQMSVLLLAIPTLVLFSLFVQMSEGATFSVVPFINKKALGSVAGIVGAGGNAGAMTAGFLFKGSLPWNTAFLILGAIVTCCAFLTFMIKFTQEAEVDAKTDHEIAVQRRNDEIRQEKSRPVAEVLGTA